Proteins from a single region of Rhipicephalus sanguineus isolate Rsan-2018 chromosome 5, BIME_Rsan_1.4, whole genome shotgun sequence:
- the LOC119393199 gene encoding uncharacterized protein LOC119393199 → MSKPSHTFNALLKPPSSFPGPSGSTHRDCDTPAENTEDLSSDSDESEDGCEMLDGQETEAGMRDSAMASPPARAKNRKALTPEEFQHEVFVKLTVLRMVQKQHGELIHGLIGRLRSNAAKGNAPLVSSPFSEYESLKQFDNKLTGQMKDVLVEELANKSGINAAACTKRILCYLLCDNLAAEFSWLGKKGKRRFSELRLASCIISAVQKVHAANEFAIEAAIREWLRHAPARHRNAARGSSGCDE, encoded by the exons ATGTCAAAGCCAAGCCACACCTTCAATGCTCTTTTGAAACCCCCCAGCAGCTTCCCTGGCCCATCTGGTTCAACAC ACAGAGACTGCGACACTCCGGCAGAAAACACTGAAG ATCTTTCAAGTGACTCTGACGAATCGGAAGATGGTTGTG AGATGCTGGATGGCCAGGAGACTGAAGCTGGCATGCGTGACTCTG CCATGGCTTCACCTCCTGCACGGGCAAAAAACAGGAAGGCGCTAACCCCAGAGG AGTTCCAGCATGAAGTATTCGTGAAGCTGACAGTGCTGCGAATGGTTCAAAAGCAGCATGGGGAACTTATACATGGGCTGATCGGCCGGCTACGGTCCAATGCTGCCAAAGGAAATGCACCTTTAGTTTCCAGCCCGTTCTCGGAGTACGAGTCACTGAAACAGTTCGATAACAAGTTGACTGGCCAGATGAAAGATGTGCTT GTGGAAGAGCTTGCCAACAAAAGTGGAATCAATgctgctgcgtgcacaaaaagaaTTCTTTGCTACCTGCTCTGTGACAATCTTGCAGCGGAATTCTCATGGCttggaaaaaaaggaaagcgtaGATTCAGCGAGCTCCGTCTTGCCTCTTGCATAATAA GTGCTGTGCAAAAGGTTCACGCTGCAAATGAATTTGCCATAGAGGCAGCCATTCGAGAATGGCTGCGTCATGCCCCAGCAAGGCACAGGAATGCAGCAAGAG GATCAAGTGGTTGTGATGAGTAG
- the LOC125756189 gene encoding uncharacterized protein LOC125756189: MFMFIFCLRVVTDNFLQMRFSIVEFTEEKTVAVVPNIWIVGGKCYWPPGPGCKMATVQKAKAPNKDWKMYSIVVKTTYSTYQEARRNLDQAQYSDVESEHLQKRKVSKPSRYISDDEVPTFHSRLTGSNGPSTDERMENTCANA, encoded by the exons ATGTTTATGTTCATTTTTTGTCTGAGAGTGGTCACAGACAATTTTTTACAGATGCGCTTTTCCATTGTGGAATTTACTGAAGAGAAAACAGTAGCTGTTGTGCCCAACATATGGATTGTTGGTGGCAAATGCTATTGGCCACCAGGACCTGGCTGCAAAATGgcaactgttcaaaaagcaaaagCCCCCAACAAAGACTGGAAAATGTACAGCATTGTGGTGAAAACTACCTACA GCACATATCAAGAGGCTCGTAGAAATCTGGATCAAGCTCAGTACTCTGATGTTGAATCTGAGCACCTTCAGAAACGGAAG GTGTCAAAGCCAAGTCGTTACATCAGCGATGATGAAGTGCCTACTTTTCATTCACGCCTCACTGGTTCAAATGGACCGTCCACAGATGAAC GAATGGAGAACACTTGTGCAAATGCTTGA